In Labilithrix sp., a genomic segment contains:
- a CDS encoding LamG domain-containing protein codes for MRRWLALGLVALAFAACRAEPTNDSGIRRNPPIAADDDDDQTTPLFDAGAPDAADTGPAQPEPSKACLTGDLAFCFTFEGTTDDVSPNAIKPTTSTNITFAPGKENQAASFTATSALRFDPNPVFELSTNATIEAWIRRQNTGADSVVLDVDGRFSLTIDAAANVLCKSGGGAVTGNTVVAPEVWAHVACVVDNGTLRVYLNGTEIGSGPGAIGSAPTLGAAIGGNSPDGEPFLGLIDSLRVFTVARTPAQISEAAKP; via the coding sequence GTGCGTCGCTGGCTCGCTCTTGGTCTCGTCGCGCTCGCGTTTGCGGCCTGCCGCGCGGAGCCGACGAACGACTCCGGCATCCGTCGCAATCCGCCCATCGCGGCGGACGACGACGACGACCAGACCACACCTCTCTTCGACGCGGGCGCGCCGGACGCCGCCGACACCGGGCCCGCGCAGCCGGAGCCCTCGAAGGCGTGCCTCACCGGCGACCTCGCGTTCTGCTTCACGTTCGAAGGGACGACGGACGACGTCTCGCCGAACGCGATCAAGCCCACCACCTCGACGAACATCACGTTCGCTCCCGGGAAGGAGAACCAGGCCGCGTCCTTCACCGCGACGAGCGCGCTTCGCTTCGATCCGAACCCGGTCTTCGAGCTCTCTACGAACGCGACGATCGAGGCGTGGATCAGGCGGCAGAACACCGGCGCCGACTCCGTCGTCCTCGACGTCGACGGGCGCTTCTCGCTCACGATCGACGCCGCCGCGAACGTGCTGTGCAAGTCCGGCGGCGGCGCGGTCACCGGCAACACCGTCGTCGCGCCCGAGGTCTGGGCGCACGTCGCGTGCGTCGTCGACAACGGGACGCTGCGCGTCTACCTGAACGGCACCGAGATCGGATCCGGCCCCGGCGCGATCGGCTCCGCCCCCACGCTCGGCGCCGCGATCGGCGGGAACTCGCCCGACGGCGAGCCGTTCCTCGGACTCATCGACTCGCTCCGCGTCTTCACCGTCGCGCGGACGCCGGCGCAGATCAGCGAGGCGGCGAAGCCGTGA